A genomic window from Planococcus rifietoensis includes:
- the murJ gene encoding murein biosynthesis integral membrane protein MurJ: protein MGRKLAITGILFVIASLFLKVSGLLRDMVIAYQFGDSYQSAAYFAAFAMANTFILFFTTGMKNAFVPSFIHAQADGKGHHHFSQIIRGTMVLGLIVSALGALVSPLLLPLLFQFPNLQPDVRADAIELSVALAIIFFIAVFLVSLNSVYEAYLDAENKFSLSVISQIIVIGSTILSTLLFADEIGAYSMAFGYLAGALLSYIAKRLWFVPKGSHKVIGKLDWEEIKPFSIIFIPVAITVMVGQVNLTIDNIFASSFSDSAVNYVNYAKNIVHFPQAIIGVTIGTIIFPILSKAIANANEKSFKQGIEYGLMLTLLVLLPAVAGMMWLMQDLITIVYERGAFTADATAATANVGYLYLGSVLFFSLQNILNKAFYSKKQGHVILRISLFSIALNVALNFLFIALLDSYLAIPLASSVMALVYFALNWVVFNRTQGKLNSHFIVKDAAKIFAATAVMLLALWLASGILEDLNIYIRFGLTAIIGAIVYVIAALALKTEIARFLISKLRKS from the coding sequence TTGGGCAGAAAACTCGCTATCACCGGCATTTTGTTTGTCATTGCGTCGCTGTTTTTGAAAGTTTCCGGGCTTCTCCGGGATATGGTTATTGCCTATCAATTTGGGGATTCCTATCAATCAGCTGCATATTTCGCTGCATTCGCTATGGCCAATACCTTTATTTTATTCTTCACTACCGGCATGAAGAACGCTTTCGTGCCAAGTTTCATCCATGCACAAGCGGATGGCAAGGGCCATCATCATTTTTCGCAAATCATCCGCGGGACGATGGTGCTCGGATTGATTGTTTCCGCTCTCGGTGCATTGGTATCACCGTTGCTACTACCTTTGCTATTTCAATTCCCTAACCTTCAGCCCGATGTGCGAGCTGATGCGATTGAATTGAGTGTTGCTTTAGCTATTATCTTCTTTATAGCTGTCTTTCTCGTGTCATTGAACTCGGTCTATGAGGCCTATCTTGATGCAGAAAACAAATTTTCATTGTCGGTCATTTCACAGATCATCGTCATCGGCAGCACCATTCTCAGTACTTTATTGTTTGCAGATGAGATCGGCGCCTACTCTATGGCGTTTGGTTATTTGGCCGGTGCGTTATTATCGTATATCGCTAAACGGCTTTGGTTCGTCCCTAAAGGCAGCCATAAAGTAATCGGCAAGCTCGATTGGGAGGAAATCAAGCCCTTTTCGATCATTTTCATCCCGGTCGCTATTACGGTTATGGTCGGCCAAGTCAATTTGACCATCGACAATATCTTTGCGAGTTCGTTCAGTGATTCAGCGGTCAACTACGTTAACTACGCCAAGAACATCGTCCACTTCCCACAAGCGATTATTGGCGTAACCATCGGGACGATTATTTTCCCGATTTTGTCGAAAGCCATCGCGAATGCCAATGAAAAAAGCTTCAAACAAGGAATCGAATACGGCTTGATGTTGACGCTTTTGGTTTTGCTGCCTGCTGTTGCGGGAATGATGTGGCTGATGCAAGATCTCATCACGATCGTCTATGAACGCGGCGCCTTTACAGCGGACGCGACGGCAGCCACTGCAAATGTCGGCTACCTTTACCTGGGATCGGTATTATTCTTCAGTTTGCAAAACATCTTGAACAAAGCTTTCTACTCAAAAAAGCAAGGCCATGTCATTTTGCGCATTTCCTTATTCTCCATCGCGCTCAATGTCGCATTGAACTTCCTGTTCATCGCATTGCTTGACTCGTATTTGGCGATTCCACTTGCTTCGTCCGTCATGGCGCTCGTTTACTTTGCGCTCAACTGGGTTGTTTTTAACCGGACGCAAGGCAAGCTCAACTCGCACTTTATTGTAAAAGACGCGGCCAAGATTTTTGCAGCGACCGCTGTGATGCTATTGGCTTTATGGCTCGCTTCAGGAATTCTCGAGGATCTCAATATCTATATCCGCTTCGGCCTGACCGCGATCATCGGCGCCATTGTCTACGTCATCGCGGCGCTCGCCTTGAAAACGGAGATCGCGCGCTTTCTCATCAGCAAGCTTAGAAAATCATAA
- a CDS encoding PIG-L deacetylase family protein gives MKQALMKNAAPVLNPAIKASLKRFYKADKPLTPLEPAQRVLVFAPHIDDETIGLGGTIRRYADAGAQVTIAIITDGKNSNAAPVEADALAETRKQELRSIQDLLGFTDVRYLDYPDSKIKHVASSERFVELIDEIRPDTIYTTSLIDAHPDHVYSAHLVADALKHTAYQPKVVREYEINCPVPPEAINCIMDITDQFPLKQRATEAFKSQVIAFDGFLVLAEVKAAQTNDAHARYVETFIENTPQQFVQAADHLKTQDRQYEKHFKQANRTVTLWWAIFKNLKLKKAIYQSR, from the coding sequence ATGAAACAAGCATTAATGAAAAACGCTGCGCCGGTGCTGAATCCGGCGATCAAAGCTTCCTTGAAACGCTTTTACAAAGCCGACAAGCCGCTCACTCCACTTGAACCGGCACAGCGCGTGCTGGTCTTTGCGCCCCATATCGATGACGAAACGATCGGGCTCGGCGGAACCATCCGCCGTTATGCCGATGCCGGTGCGCAAGTCACCATCGCCATTATCACCGATGGCAAGAACAGCAACGCCGCACCGGTAGAAGCCGATGCCTTGGCTGAAACCCGTAAACAGGAATTGCGGTCGATCCAAGACTTGCTCGGCTTTACAGATGTCCGTTATTTGGATTATCCCGACAGCAAGATCAAGCATGTCGCTTCGAGCGAACGCTTTGTGGAGCTGATCGACGAAATCCGACCGGATACGATCTATACGACGAGCTTGATCGACGCCCATCCGGATCATGTGTATAGCGCCCACTTGGTGGCGGATGCCTTGAAGCATACGGCTTATCAGCCAAAAGTCGTCCGCGAATATGAGATCAATTGCCCTGTACCACCGGAAGCGATCAATTGTATCATGGACATTACCGATCAATTCCCGCTCAAACAACGGGCGACCGAGGCATTCAAAAGCCAAGTCATCGCGTTCGATGGATTCTTGGTGCTCGCTGAGGTCAAAGCTGCACAGACAAACGATGCACACGCACGCTACGTAGAAACCTTCATCGAAAACACACCGCAACAATTTGTCCAGGCGGCCGATCATTTAAAGACGCAAGACCGCCAGTACGAAAAGCATTTCAAGCAAGCGAACCGCACCGTCACATTGTGGTGGGCAATCTTTAAGAATTTGAAGTTGAAAAAGGCGATTTATCAAAGCCGCTAA
- a CDS encoding O-antigen ligase family protein, whose protein sequence is MNFFKNDNEKWFWLIALIAIMLIGYSELAIIGYALTAVLFAYAFINPKHGILLLFVYIPVREFVTQYNPGLSYLTEAIVFGALFQVFWMNRKTIGKLFHFKNFEYAYFAFLIIGSISALIMGISPILIAMQLRQFLLFYLVYYIVYRLGITRKDLVNLVWIFIWTAILVIIQAITEKLSIRNMFLPESWEAMALSAKNRVRIYGMLGNPNVLGIYLMFAFIAFYYAKNKLKEFNPRYMDILNVLLVGILVLTYSRGTWGGFLIAAIAFLIMTRKMSVLIDFVKYTAIALVLVVLPLNLLTNYFESTDIGSEKVTNIQQFDVGGESGFRDRIGSTFSEDTVTGSQSSGRLFIVKTGFEVFKDYPIIGTGFATFGDSTTLSNGSPIYDEYEIGHKFYSDNQYIQIIVQTGVLGVIAFAAFLLTMFWRYAKKHKESYLYSLTASILLGAYFMGLVYNLWESDIFGLAFFALLAAASRREDFGFRDDGDTL, encoded by the coding sequence ATGAACTTTTTTAAGAACGATAACGAAAAATGGTTTTGGCTCATTGCCTTGATCGCCATCATGCTAATAGGTTACTCAGAGCTTGCCATCATCGGCTACGCGTTGACTGCCGTGTTGTTCGCCTATGCGTTCATCAATCCGAAGCACGGCATCCTGCTGCTGTTCGTCTACATCCCAGTCCGTGAATTTGTTACCCAGTACAATCCGGGACTCAGCTATTTAACCGAAGCCATCGTATTCGGTGCGCTGTTCCAAGTGTTCTGGATGAACCGCAAAACGATCGGGAAGTTATTCCATTTCAAGAATTTCGAATATGCCTATTTCGCCTTTCTGATCATCGGTTCAATTTCTGCACTTATCATGGGCATCAGCCCAATCTTGATTGCTATGCAATTGCGCCAGTTCCTGCTCTTTTACTTGGTCTATTACATCGTCTACCGCCTTGGGATCACGCGTAAAGACCTCGTCAACCTCGTGTGGATTTTCATCTGGACGGCGATCTTGGTCATTATCCAGGCAATCACTGAAAAACTGTCCATCCGCAACATGTTCCTGCCAGAATCATGGGAAGCCATGGCGCTGTCGGCAAAAAACCGCGTGCGCATCTATGGCATGCTCGGCAACCCGAACGTGCTCGGCATTTACTTGATGTTCGCATTCATCGCCTTCTATTACGCGAAGAATAAATTGAAGGAATTCAACCCGCGTTATATGGATATCTTGAATGTCTTGTTGGTCGGCATCCTAGTACTGACATACTCACGCGGCACGTGGGGCGGGTTCTTGATCGCCGCTATCGCCTTCTTGATCATGACAAGGAAAATGAGCGTGCTGATCGACTTCGTCAAATACACGGCAATTGCTCTCGTACTTGTGGTCTTGCCGCTGAATCTATTGACTAATTACTTTGAGAGCACCGACATCGGTTCTGAAAAAGTCACCAACATCCAACAATTCGATGTTGGCGGCGAGTCTGGTTTCCGCGACCGCATCGGCAGCACATTCAGCGAAGATACGGTCACCGGCAGCCAAAGTTCCGGCCGCTTGTTCATCGTCAAAACCGGCTTTGAAGTATTCAAAGACTACCCGATCATCGGGACCGGATTTGCCACATTCGGCGATTCCACTACCCTTTCGAACGGTTCGCCGATTTATGATGAATACGAAATCGGCCATAAGTTCTATTCCGATAACCAATACATCCAAATCATTGTCCAAACCGGCGTACTCGGTGTAATCGCCTTTGCCGCCTTCTTGTTAACGATGTTTTGGCGTTACGCAAAAAAGCACAAAGAAAGCTATTTGTATTCACTGACTGCGAGCATCTTGCTCGGCGCGTATTTCATGGGTCTTGTCTACAACCTATGGGAATCTGATATTTTCGGGCTCGCGTTCTTCGCACTTCTAGCTGCGGCATCTCGCCGGGAAGATTTCGGATTCCGGGATGATGGTGACACTTTATGA
- a CDS encoding GNAT family N-acetyltransferase: MIRLYQPGDEIGINALYEKVFGKQRSLAEWQWKFETFPESSTIVVSEDDGHINGHAAFLKLTARQQGTELSLGERVDIMVDPDFQGRGIYKQIVSRMIEECETEELDILYGFPAETAKQVFMKVAGGKDLGNVPRFLAVNKPGALLAAKVGKLKAIQSPLDKVFSMSIPKKSRHQLRELGDRLAVVDMLYGRFENQYPLHAKRSGSYIQRRFLDHPTKPYQVYTLEQNGYAEGYCVLHEETKENGVSFATIVDLFGPNDEAIIADQLKAIRRFTKADVLNCWAVPDSPRYRALKKAGFFHINSPMPFVIKDFTGTGSYDELADWHLSQSDVDSY, encoded by the coding sequence ATGATCCGCCTTTACCAGCCAGGCGATGAGATCGGTATCAATGCCCTGTATGAAAAAGTCTTTGGCAAACAGCGATCACTCGCTGAATGGCAATGGAAATTCGAAACCTTTCCAGAAAGTTCGACGATTGTCGTTTCAGAAGACGATGGCCACATTAACGGCCATGCTGCTTTCCTGAAACTGACGGCGCGCCAGCAAGGCACGGAACTCTCGCTTGGTGAACGGGTCGACATCATGGTCGATCCAGACTTCCAAGGCCGGGGCATCTACAAGCAAATCGTTTCCCGCATGATTGAGGAATGTGAAACGGAAGAGCTCGACATCCTCTATGGCTTCCCTGCTGAAACCGCGAAGCAAGTGTTCATGAAAGTGGCAGGCGGCAAAGACCTTGGGAATGTTCCCCGCTTTCTTGCCGTCAATAAGCCAGGCGCTTTGCTTGCGGCAAAGGTCGGCAAGCTAAAAGCGATCCAGTCGCCGCTCGACAAAGTGTTTTCTATGAGCATCCCTAAAAAGAGCAGACATCAACTGCGTGAACTCGGCGATCGCCTTGCCGTAGTCGATATGCTGTATGGGCGTTTTGAAAATCAATACCCGCTTCATGCCAAACGCAGCGGAAGCTACATCCAGCGCCGTTTTCTTGATCATCCGACAAAGCCCTATCAAGTGTATACCTTGGAGCAGAACGGCTACGCTGAAGGTTATTGCGTGCTGCACGAGGAAACGAAAGAAAATGGCGTGAGCTTCGCGACGATTGTAGATTTGTTCGGTCCGAACGATGAAGCGATCATTGCGGATCAACTGAAGGCGATCCGCCGGTTCACTAAAGCAGATGTGCTCAATTGCTGGGCCGTGCCTGATAGCCCGCGCTACCGCGCATTGAAGAAAGCCGGCTTTTTCCATATCAATAGCCCGATGCCGTTCGTCATCAAGGATTTCACTGGCACGGGTTCTTATGACGAGCTGGCTGATTGGCATTTGTCGCAGTCAGATGTTGATTCGTATTAA
- a CDS encoding bifunctional metallophosphatase/5'-nucleotidase, giving the protein MQKIVTFLAAIMVAFTAFLIWPQKDQSEGFGDAETPDPNETASTDATPDDSPESEPVEPEPFELTLIHTNDTHTVMDNIARRASLIEEIRGASTHHLLLSAGDVTSWEIGRKAQDSLANAVFMNHLDYDGMVLGNHEFDLGEGVVDHGPLSTYVKNAAHPVLGANVDFSQDQFLEPYADYSYTDAPVDGRINKGFVQTVGDEQIGIFGITHYKEVVTVPGDVSFADYTEAAKQAVAHFESIGIDKIVALTHIGVGHDRTLAKEVAGIDVIIGGHSHVTTNPPNHIGDTLVVQTGEYDTNLGELNVVFDEAGKIVDHSGKLHPTKNAEIHPDTARVQELFDEATALGIISYEDFIGHVIKAGELDTYEAFIK; this is encoded by the coding sequence ATGCAGAAAATCGTAACATTCTTAGCGGCGATTATGGTGGCTTTCACCGCCTTCCTCATTTGGCCGCAGAAAGACCAAAGCGAAGGATTTGGCGATGCAGAAACACCGGATCCAAACGAAACGGCTTCAACAGACGCCACACCAGACGACTCGCCGGAATCCGAACCTGTCGAACCTGAACCGTTTGAACTGACCTTAATCCACACAAACGATACCCATACCGTGATGGACAATATCGCACGGCGCGCCTCACTGATTGAAGAAATCCGCGGAGCCAGCACCCATCATCTTTTATTATCGGCAGGGGATGTAACGTCTTGGGAAATTGGGCGAAAAGCGCAGGATTCACTGGCTAATGCCGTGTTCATGAACCACCTCGATTATGATGGGATGGTGCTCGGCAACCACGAGTTCGACCTCGGGGAAGGAGTTGTTGACCATGGCCCGCTCAGCACTTACGTTAAAAACGCCGCGCATCCAGTGCTTGGCGCCAATGTCGACTTCTCGCAAGATCAATTCCTTGAGCCCTATGCAGACTATAGCTATACGGACGCGCCAGTAGATGGCCGCATCAATAAAGGTTTTGTGCAAACGGTGGGCGATGAACAAATCGGCATATTTGGCATCACGCATTACAAGGAAGTCGTGACCGTTCCTGGCGATGTTTCATTCGCAGATTATACCGAAGCGGCCAAACAAGCGGTCGCCCATTTCGAATCGATCGGCATCGATAAAATCGTGGCGTTGACCCATATCGGCGTCGGGCATGATCGGACATTGGCGAAAGAAGTGGCAGGCATCGACGTTATTATCGGCGGCCACTCGCATGTTACGACCAACCCACCGAACCATATCGGGGATACGCTAGTCGTACAGACCGGCGAATACGACACCAACCTCGGTGAACTGAACGTCGTTTTCGACGAAGCAGGCAAGATCGTCGACCATTCCGGCAAATTGCACCCGACCAAAAACGCAGAAATCCATCCAGACACAGCACGCGTGCAGGAACTGTTCGATGAAGCCACTGCACTCGGCATCATCAGCTACGAAGACTTTATTGGACATGTCATCAAAGCCGGCGAGCTGGATACATATGAAGCGTTTATCAAGTGA
- a CDS encoding cell wall-binding repeat-containing protein, translating into MPKKIFTSVMATTLALTVVGIYDSQKAEAAEGDFELTIMHTNDTHANLDNAPKRATLIKQLRAENTNNLLLDAGDVFSGSLYFNIFEGQADLALMNYMQYDAMTFGNHEFDLGSSEEGHASLAEFVGGADFPLVGANVDFSGDANMSPLVAGEAFTKTAANGQIYSGVVKEVNGEEVGIFGLTTAETADISSPEDILFTDYIDAANEAVEWFEGQEVNKIVALTHIGYDDNAAVDNDRTLAAEVDGIDVIVGGHTHTKLLPPVQVEDTVIVQANEYNKFLGQLDVTFDEAGNVTNFVGEHHEVALAEEDAEAAEILAPFKEEVEELKETEIGVEANVFLNGTRGEFGIRASETNLGNFITDGMLAKAQQINPDTTIALQNGGGIRASIEPGPITYGEVLTVLPFGNALAIMEVTGQELKDALEHSVREYPKENGGFLHVSGMFFNYDGKAPVGERVLSVFVDTGGETYDELNLEETYTVATNSFTAKGGDGFDSFGKAYEEGRVTEPGFTDWEMFEEHAQSFADEGVEPYEERRINQVRLSGENRYETAIAVSKQGWESADTVVIARGDQYADALTAAPLADQNEAPILLTRSGALASGVAEEIARLGATNAIVLGGTKAVSADVVAELEELDLDVQRIGGETRYDTAVAIANELETAATDAVVVSGLNFPDALSAGSYAAVNDKPILLTRPDRIPAVIADELENYDTTTIIGGSQAVSEGVADELPNADRVSGADRYLTSAAVADLLFDGAVEGLAANGQNFPDALTGNALAAAYEAPMLLVKKDSVNSVVENRAHYYGTVFTSGGTQVVSPEVIKALHD; encoded by the coding sequence ATGCCGAAAAAGATTTTCACTTCTGTAATGGCGACGACACTGGCTTTGACAGTCGTCGGGATCTACGATTCGCAAAAAGCGGAGGCAGCTGAAGGCGATTTCGAGTTAACGATCATGCACACGAATGACACGCACGCGAACCTGGACAACGCGCCGAAACGCGCAACTTTGATCAAGCAGCTTCGTGCGGAGAATACGAACAACCTATTGCTTGATGCAGGCGACGTTTTCTCAGGCTCATTGTATTTCAACATCTTCGAAGGGCAAGCGGATTTGGCGTTGATGAATTATATGCAGTATGACGCCATGACGTTCGGTAACCATGAGTTCGACCTTGGTTCGAGCGAAGAAGGCCACGCTTCACTAGCTGAATTCGTTGGCGGAGCAGACTTCCCGTTGGTCGGGGCTAACGTTGATTTCTCAGGCGATGCGAATATGTCACCGCTGGTAGCAGGCGAAGCGTTTACGAAAACGGCTGCTAACGGACAAATCTACAGCGGCGTTGTGAAAGAAGTGAACGGTGAGGAAGTTGGGATCTTTGGCTTAACAACTGCTGAAACAGCTGACATTTCAAGCCCGGAAGATATCCTTTTCACTGATTATATCGACGCAGCAAATGAAGCAGTTGAATGGTTTGAAGGACAAGAAGTCAATAAAATTGTTGCTTTGACGCACATCGGCTATGACGATAACGCAGCAGTCGATAACGACCGTACGCTCGCTGCAGAAGTAGATGGAATCGATGTAATCGTCGGCGGACATACACATACAAAACTATTGCCACCAGTACAAGTTGAAGATACAGTCATCGTCCAAGCGAACGAATATAATAAGTTTCTTGGCCAATTGGACGTCACTTTCGATGAAGCTGGAAATGTAACAAACTTTGTCGGTGAGCACCACGAAGTTGCGCTTGCTGAAGAAGATGCAGAAGCGGCAGAAATCCTTGCGCCATTTAAAGAAGAAGTGGAAGAATTGAAAGAAACGGAAATCGGTGTTGAAGCAAATGTCTTCTTGAACGGCACGCGCGGGGAGTTCGGAATTCGTGCAAGCGAGACGAACCTTGGAAACTTCATCACGGATGGCATGCTCGCAAAAGCGCAGCAAATCAATCCTGATACAACGATCGCCCTTCAAAACGGCGGAGGCATCCGTGCTTCCATCGAGCCAGGACCAATCACTTATGGTGAAGTATTGACAGTCTTGCCATTCGGCAATGCTTTGGCAATTATGGAAGTCACTGGCCAGGAACTCAAAGATGCTCTTGAGCACAGTGTCCGTGAATACCCGAAAGAAAACGGCGGATTCCTTCACGTATCTGGCATGTTCTTCAACTATGACGGCAAAGCACCAGTAGGCGAACGCGTCTTGTCTGTCTTTGTTGACACAGGTGGGGAAACTTACGACGAATTGAATTTGGAAGAAACGTATACAGTCGCAACGAACTCGTTCACTGCTAAAGGCGGCGACGGTTTTGACTCATTTGGTAAAGCTTATGAAGAGGGACGTGTTACTGAGCCTGGCTTCACAGACTGGGAAATGTTCGAAGAGCATGCACAATCCTTCGCTGATGAAGGTGTAGAGCCATACGAAGAACGCCGTATCAACCAAGTGCGCTTGTCTGGTGAAAACCGTTACGAAACAGCAATCGCCGTTTCGAAACAAGGCTGGGAATCAGCTGATACTGTAGTCATCGCTCGCGGCGACCAATATGCGGACGCTTTGACAGCAGCTCCACTAGCTGACCAAAACGAAGCTCCAATCCTATTGACTCGCTCTGGCGCATTGGCTTCTGGCGTCGCTGAAGAAATCGCACGCCTTGGCGCAACAAATGCCATCGTACTTGGCGGCACAAAAGCCGTTTCAGCTGATGTGGTAGCTGAACTTGAAGAACTTGACCTTGATGTTCAACGCATCGGCGGCGAAACACGCTATGACACAGCTGTTGCCATCGCGAATGAACTTGAAACAGCAGCAACTGATGCAGTTGTCGTAAGCGGTTTGAACTTCCCGGATGCTTTGTCCGCTGGTTCTTATGCAGCAGTCAACGACAAGCCAATCCTGTTGACGCGTCCTGACCGCATTCCGGCTGTCATTGCAGACGAACTCGAAAACTATGACACAACGACAATCATCGGCGGATCGCAAGCTGTTTCTGAAGGCGTAGCGGATGAATTGCCGAACGCTGATCGTGTCAGCGGCGCAGACCGTTACCTAACTTCTGCAGCAGTTGCAGATCTCTTGTTCGACGGCGCAGTTGAAGGCTTGGCTGCAAACGGCCAGAACTTCCCGGATGCTTTGACTGGAAACGCTCTTGCAGCAGCTTATGAAGCACCGATGCTTCTTGTGAAGAAAGACAGCGTCAACTCCGTTGTTGAAAACCGTGCGCATTACTATGGCACAGTCTTCACTTCAGGCGGAACGCAAGTCGTTTCTCCAGAAGTCATCAAAGCATTGCACGATTGA